TTCACGCCCGGTGCGGCTTCGCCAGTGATGGAGTCGCTGAGCTTCAGGCCGAGCACGTCCTGGCAAAACGCCTTGGCGCGCGCACTCTGCTTGGGCACCGTGACGAAGTGACCAGCACCCAGGCGTCCTGTGCTGAATGCTCCGCGCAGTACCGAAGAGCGGAATGCGTCGCGTGTGTGAGCGCGGAACGCGCAGCTATAGAACTCGTGGCTGATGCCGTCGGGATCGTGGCACACGAACAGGCGGGCTACGCGGCGCTGCTCGGCGATTTCACGATCCGCCTCGACGATCCCGGCTCCGCGGGCACGCGCCTGATCGACGAACGCGTCGAGCTGCGCATCCGTTTCGAATTCCCAGCCGGCGGCGAGGAAGTCGTCGAGCTCGCTCTTGACCAACAGGAAGCGCTGCTCGTAATCATCCATACGCAGGCCGAGCGATTCGCCGGCGACGCGCCTGCCCACCTGCAAACCCAGTACGTTGACGGCGAACCCCTCCCATGCCGCCAGGTCGCTTACGCCAAGGACCATATACCCCAGTGTCGACACGCTGTGCATAGCTCTCCTTATGTTCAAGTTCTGATGACGGGCCATTGGCCCGGAAATGTTGCGAAGCACTCTCCGGTGCATGCTCGTGTCCGAATCGGGCGATGAGGAACAACGCCCGATCCGGACGCTGGTCTGGCTCATTCCCACAGTTGGAATTAGTGTACCGATCGGTCCAATCGCGAACAGCCAGGGCAAACCAGTAATGAACCGATCGGTCCAATACGGTAGAAAAGGGGGCGAAGCGGTATACTTTTGGAATGGAAACCACACAGCAGATTGGCAATCGACGCGGCCAGAGATCGCGCCAGGAAATCCTCGACGCAGCCGCCCGCGTGATGTCGGCCTATGGCTACACCGGCACCTCGATGTCGGCGCTGGTCGAAGCAACCGGAATCCCGAAGAGCGCGATCTATCATCATTTCGGCTCCAAGGCCGGGCTGTTGGCGGAGGTGATGGCCCAAGGCGCGCGGGGCTTCTTCGCCGCGATGCGTGAAGCTCACCAGAATCCCCCGGAGGGCGGCACGTCGCGCGAGCGTCTGGGCTGGTATCTGAAGAAGACAGGGGAGGTGTTCCAGCACCGCGAGAACTTCCTGCGCCTGTTGGTCGTCATGGTGATGAGCAACGAGGCCGCGGAGCCGGAGGCGATCCAGACGGTGATCGAGGTGCGCAACGAAGGCCGCGACTATATGCGCGAGATGATCCGCAGCGCGTTCAGCGCTGAAGGCGACGCCGCGGCGTCAGCGGTCGCCGACGAACTGGCGTATTTCGGCATGCTCGGTTTCGACGGCGCTTTCGTCTCCTTTCAATCTGGCGACAACAGATCGATGGAAACGCATATGGCGCAGCTCACCGATGCGCTGATTGCGCTAGGCGAAGCGCGTGCCGCGTCGTTCCGGGAAGCGACACGGGCAGCGGGCCGCAAGCGTGAGGCTAAACTGGCGAAGGACTCTGTCCGGCTGGCGGAGAAGCGGCCGAAAAGCAAAGCGGTGCAAAAGGGCGGCATCGCTGGCTAACTCAGCCTCGCGCGGCCACGTTGAACGGGCAGGGCTGGCGTTGCGCGAGTCCCCGCGCGAAGCGCCTCTGAACGATGCTTACAGGTTCGCGCCCCGCAGATCGACGACGCGTTTCGCCTTGCCGGTGGCGGTCATTGGAA
The nucleotide sequence above comes from Paraburkholderia youngii. Encoded proteins:
- a CDS encoding VOC family protein, with translation MHSVSTLGYMVLGVSDLAAWEGFAVNVLGLQVGRRVAGESLGLRMDDYEQRFLLVKSELDDFLAAGWEFETDAQLDAFVDQARARGAGIVEADREIAEQRRVARLFVCHDPDGISHEFYSCAFRAHTRDAFRSSVLRGAFSTGRLGAGHFVTVPKQSARAKAFCQDVLGLKLSDSITGEAAPGVNLDVTFFHARSGRHHSMAVAEVPFPVPKRIHHIMVECTDANDVGLAYDRCKQTGVPILMELGHHPNDQMFSFYMISPSGFAIEFGAGGIVVNDTWEIKRYSELSDWGHKLNPPPGAPAPNAH
- a CDS encoding TetR/AcrR family transcriptional regulator: METTQQIGNRRGQRSRQEILDAAARVMSAYGYTGTSMSALVEATGIPKSAIYHHFGSKAGLLAEVMAQGARGFFAAMREAHQNPPEGGTSRERLGWYLKKTGEVFQHRENFLRLLVVMVMSNEAAEPEAIQTVIEVRNEGRDYMREMIRSAFSAEGDAAASAVADELAYFGMLGFDGAFVSFQSGDNRSMETHMAQLTDALIALGEARAASFREATRAAGRKREAKLAKDSVRLAEKRPKSKAVQKGGIAG